One genomic segment of Hydra vulgaris chromosome 14, alternate assembly HydraT2T_AEP includes these proteins:
- the LOC100210139 gene encoding synaptotagmin-2 isoform X2, with the protein MPVAVDHEEKGVYKVVLIVALTLCVLSVLTFSLLKYFRKANSCCYCCFWKKPIKKETRNESFKKSVQKLPNFRNSTRLPQKAYSHESLNLHVDNFEIPGKIQIHSVQPDNSSTSDYFSVLSASEDDDVSKRITFLEEPIQPKLYAKVHKSNSLRSSSSNISSESFQDQLNLDIYASERRYTQGAGSLGKIKLSLQYEDISKQTLSITFNELLNLTHLGENIIGICFETILLPDRQVAYQSKVIEQANFQNINQTFHFLSKPQNRDFEARTVYIAVKLVEKSQKEIAYGETRISLLNYEIYNQVSTDLSVGIKSCSAQNEIGDIQLCMSYHPDQKKLVAMAKTIKFMNSATIHNITSIHIKARLVKVDGVKLGKKRVISKYLLSNKADQLIEFQDSMSFKLSLEHFSQCTLKLNLHGKHKILGKHINLGKVRIGENNKNETGKVHWWTLTKSDAIGWNMWHPIYSS; encoded by the exons ATGCCAGTTGCAGTTGATCATGAAGAAAAAGGAGTCTATAAGGTTGTTTTGATTGTAGCCCTGACATTATGTGTTTTAAGTGTTCTTACTTTTTCTCTTCTCAAATATTTTCGCAAAGCAAATTcatgttgttattgttgtttctGGAAAAAGCCAATAAAAAAAGAGACAAGAAAtgagtcttttaaaaaatctgtccAAAAGTTACCAAATTTTCGAAATTCAACTCGCTTACCTCAAAAAGCTTATTCCCATGAAAGTTTAAATCTACATGTTGATAATTTTGAGATCCCAGGAAAGATTCAAATACATTCTGTTCAACCAGATAATTCTTCAACATCTGACTATTTTAGTGTTTTAAGTGCATCGGAAGATGATGATGTTTCAAAAAGAATAACATTTTTAGAAGAACCTATTCAGCCAAAACTATATGCAAAAGTTCATAAAAGTAATTCACTGAGATCTTCCTCATCAAATATTTCATCAGAATCTTTTCAAGATCAATTGAATTTAGACATATATGCATCAGAGAGAAGATATACCCAGGGGGCTGGTTCACTTGGTAAAATAAAGTTATCTTTACAGTATGAAGATATATCAAAGCAAACACTTTCAATAACATTTAATGAACTGTTAAATTTAACACATTTAGGTGAAAATATAATTGGAATTTGCTTCGAAACTATTCTTTTGCCTGATAGACAAGTAGCATATCAATCTAAAGTAATAGAGCAAGCAAATTTTCAGAATATCAATCagacttttcattttttatccaAGCCTCAAAATCGAGACTTTGAAGCTCGTACAGTTTATATTGCAGTTAAATTGGTTGAAAAATCCCAGAAGGAGATTGCTTATGGTGAGACGCGGATATCACTATTAAATTATGAGATTTATAACCAAGTTTCAACAGATTTAAGTGTTGGAATAAAGTCATGTTCTGCAcag aatgAAATAGGTGATATACAGTTATGCATGAGTTATCATCCTGATCAGAAAAAGTTGGTTGCCATGGCTAAAACGATTAAATTTATGAATTCTGCTACAATACACAATATTACaa gcATCCATATTAAAGCTCGCCTTGTGAAAGTAGATGGCGTTAAACTTGGAAAGAAAAGAGTTATTTCCAAATATTTGCTTTCTAATAAAGCTGATCAATTGATTGAGTTTCAAGACAgcatgtcttttaaattaagtttggaACATTTTTCTCAATGTACCTTAAAGTTAAATCTGCATGGAAAACATAAAATACTTGGTAAACATATTAATCTTGGAAAGGTACGCATAggtgaaaacaacaaaaatgagaCAGGAAAAGTTCACTGGTGGACTCTTACAAAATCTGATGCAATAGGGTGGAACATGTGGCATCCTATATATAGctcctaa
- the LOC100210139 gene encoding synaptotagmin-2 isoform X1, which produces MIQKIDKNYAQNRIMPVAVDHEEKGVYKVVLIVALTLCVLSVLTFSLLKYFRKANSCCYCCFWKKPIKKETRNESFKKSVQKLPNFRNSTRLPQKAYSHESLNLHVDNFEIPGKIQIHSVQPDNSSTSDYFSVLSASEDDDVSKRITFLEEPIQPKLYAKVHKSNSLRSSSSNISSESFQDQLNLDIYASERRYTQGAGSLGKIKLSLQYEDISKQTLSITFNELLNLTHLGENIIGICFETILLPDRQVAYQSKVIEQANFQNINQTFHFLSKPQNRDFEARTVYIAVKLVEKSQKEIAYGETRISLLNYEIYNQVSTDLSVGIKSCSAQNEIGDIQLCMSYHPDQKKLVAMAKTIKFMNSATIHNITSIHIKARLVKVDGVKLGKKRVISKYLLSNKADQLIEFQDSMSFKLSLEHFSQCTLKLNLHGKHKILGKHINLGKVRIGENNKNETGKVHWWTLTKSDAIGWNMWHPIYSS; this is translated from the exons aaattatgccCAAAATAGAATTATGCCAGTTGCAGTTGATCATGAAGAAAAAGGAGTCTATAAGGTTGTTTTGATTGTAGCCCTGACATTATGTGTTTTAAGTGTTCTTACTTTTTCTCTTCTCAAATATTTTCGCAAAGCAAATTcatgttgttattgttgtttctGGAAAAAGCCAATAAAAAAAGAGACAAGAAAtgagtcttttaaaaaatctgtccAAAAGTTACCAAATTTTCGAAATTCAACTCGCTTACCTCAAAAAGCTTATTCCCATGAAAGTTTAAATCTACATGTTGATAATTTTGAGATCCCAGGAAAGATTCAAATACATTCTGTTCAACCAGATAATTCTTCAACATCTGACTATTTTAGTGTTTTAAGTGCATCGGAAGATGATGATGTTTCAAAAAGAATAACATTTTTAGAAGAACCTATTCAGCCAAAACTATATGCAAAAGTTCATAAAAGTAATTCACTGAGATCTTCCTCATCAAATATTTCATCAGAATCTTTTCAAGATCAATTGAATTTAGACATATATGCATCAGAGAGAAGATATACCCAGGGGGCTGGTTCACTTGGTAAAATAAAGTTATCTTTACAGTATGAAGATATATCAAAGCAAACACTTTCAATAACATTTAATGAACTGTTAAATTTAACACATTTAGGTGAAAATATAATTGGAATTTGCTTCGAAACTATTCTTTTGCCTGATAGACAAGTAGCATATCAATCTAAAGTAATAGAGCAAGCAAATTTTCAGAATATCAATCagacttttcattttttatccaAGCCTCAAAATCGAGACTTTGAAGCTCGTACAGTTTATATTGCAGTTAAATTGGTTGAAAAATCCCAGAAGGAGATTGCTTATGGTGAGACGCGGATATCACTATTAAATTATGAGATTTATAACCAAGTTTCAACAGATTTAAGTGTTGGAATAAAGTCATGTTCTGCAcag aatgAAATAGGTGATATACAGTTATGCATGAGTTATCATCCTGATCAGAAAAAGTTGGTTGCCATGGCTAAAACGATTAAATTTATGAATTCTGCTACAATACACAATATTACaa gcATCCATATTAAAGCTCGCCTTGTGAAAGTAGATGGCGTTAAACTTGGAAAGAAAAGAGTTATTTCCAAATATTTGCTTTCTAATAAAGCTGATCAATTGATTGAGTTTCAAGACAgcatgtcttttaaattaagtttggaACATTTTTCTCAATGTACCTTAAAGTTAAATCTGCATGGAAAACATAAAATACTTGGTAAACATATTAATCTTGGAAAGGTACGCATAggtgaaaacaacaaaaatgagaCAGGAAAAGTTCACTGGTGGACTCTTACAAAATCTGATGCAATAGGGTGGAACATGTGGCATCCTATATATAGctcctaa